A single genomic interval of Streptomyces graminofaciens harbors:
- a CDS encoding sulfite oxidase-like oxidoreductase translates to MGQPAEREAEDRASGNANRPQLPPGQRLQRGWPVTHYGPVPKFRPERWDFRVFGATADGEKRAWTHEEFTALPYATVVADLHCVTKFSMVGAEWGGIPARTILDTVPPAPEVTHVMVWAEYGFSSNLRLADFASDRTIFATHKDGELLTAEHGFPVRLVVPHLYAWKGPKWVRGIEYMTTDRRGFWEERGYHNIGDPWQEQRYSYQEEPGEGPEL, encoded by the coding sequence ATGGGTCAGCCGGCGGAACGCGAAGCAGAGGATCGCGCATCGGGGAACGCGAACCGGCCGCAGCTCCCGCCGGGACAGCGACTCCAGCGCGGCTGGCCGGTCACGCACTACGGCCCGGTCCCCAAGTTCCGCCCGGAGCGCTGGGACTTTAGGGTCTTCGGCGCCACGGCCGACGGCGAGAAGCGCGCCTGGACCCACGAGGAGTTCACCGCTCTGCCGTACGCCACGGTCGTGGCCGATCTGCACTGCGTAACGAAGTTCAGCATGGTCGGCGCGGAATGGGGAGGCATCCCCGCCCGTACGATCCTGGACACCGTCCCTCCGGCGCCCGAGGTCACCCATGTGATGGTGTGGGCCGAGTACGGCTTCAGCTCCAACCTCCGCCTCGCCGACTTCGCCTCCGACCGCACGATCTTCGCCACCCACAAGGACGGCGAACTGCTGACCGCGGAGCACGGCTTCCCGGTGCGGCTGGTGGTGCCACACCTGTACGCCTGGAAAGGCCCCAAGTGGGTCCGCGGCATCGAGTACATGACCACCGACCGGCGCGGCTTCTGGGAGGAGCGCGGCTACCACAACATCGGCGACCCCTGGCAGGAGCAGCGCTACTCCTACCAGGAGGAGCCCGGGGAGGGCCCCGAGCTCTGA